From a single Intestinibaculum porci genomic region:
- a CDS encoding septation ring formation regulator EzrA produces the protein MEQVISYINQFIALLGMRNLIIIGVILVLFIIAIVIYRSLRLKVCRSEIVDIENRINGIKTLPIQYRLGRVQSIAKNMKEVAAEYQEFAKDYDHIVDFLQNELNPLVNEVDEQLFYGKLRGANKKMAKLRVMTDRYEKESQVLLKKIEKVTEIENVQRIEIIRVKEKYRTVTNQYDAIRIKVESFVPEINEIFKSIDEDFVKLEGMMNNQLFDDAKAFTSQIEGRIDALSESMKDLPSYVSVVKQLLPSKVGKVKKLIEDLDEDAYALEALEADDRFATIEEELEESIALVKSVQINEAGAKLESLTDHIESLAVDLTKEKESYKKFKEQWSKITTIVDKTRVEYDECYEDYQVLKQKFVIDEEKMTLVRDYDDFKLILDEYADLKNKLDSGEFAYTDMLENVEAMIRIVTSHKQHIIDFIKGRDNLYAIEKRANDEIENINIVLLEIKSEIKNNHLPMINESYKDYIADSYEKAREIKAYKAKAPVNLEELSKKVDGARDVIYKLYDNVHNLIITAEMVEEAIVFGNRYRSTYLEVNTELTKAEVLFRNGEYTKALAVAVDMIEKIQPGSYEKMIKKSEARASA, from the coding sequence ATGGAACAAGTCATATCTTATATAAATCAGTTTATTGCCCTTTTGGGTATGAGAAACCTTATTATCATCGGGGTGATTCTCGTTCTCTTTATCATTGCGATCGTTATTTATCGCTCGTTGCGTTTAAAGGTTTGTCGCAGTGAAATTGTCGATATTGAAAATCGCATTAATGGGATTAAAACATTACCGATCCAGTACCGCTTAGGACGCGTGCAAAGCATTGCGAAAAATATGAAAGAAGTGGCGGCGGAATATCAGGAATTCGCCAAAGATTATGATCATATTGTCGACTTCCTGCAAAATGAATTAAATCCTTTGGTCAATGAAGTGGATGAGCAGCTATTTTATGGAAAGCTGCGCGGCGCTAATAAAAAGATGGCGAAGTTAAGAGTGATGACAGATCGCTACGAGAAGGAATCGCAGGTCTTACTTAAGAAAATTGAAAAAGTCACGGAAATTGAAAACGTTCAGCGAATTGAAATTATTCGCGTGAAAGAAAAATACCGTACTGTGACCAATCAGTATGATGCCATTCGTATCAAAGTGGAAAGCTTTGTTCCAGAAATCAATGAAATCTTCAAAAGTATTGATGAAGACTTTGTGAAACTTGAAGGGATGATGAACAATCAGCTCTTTGATGATGCGAAAGCTTTCACTTCGCAGATTGAAGGACGGATTGATGCCTTAAGTGAAAGCATGAAAGATTTACCTTCTTATGTTTCCGTGGTGAAGCAGTTACTGCCTTCAAAAGTGGGCAAGGTCAAGAAACTGATTGAAGATCTTGATGAAGATGCTTATGCGCTTGAAGCGTTAGAAGCGGATGATCGCTTCGCGACGATTGAAGAGGAATTAGAGGAATCGATTGCGTTAGTAAAGAGCGTCCAAATTAATGAGGCCGGTGCTAAACTAGAATCATTAACGGATCATATTGAATCGTTAGCTGTTGATTTAACGAAAGAAAAGGAATCTTATAAGAAATTTAAGGAACAGTGGAGCAAGATTACCACGATTGTTGATAAAACGCGTGTTGAATATGATGAATGTTACGAAGACTATCAGGTCTTAAAACAGAAATTTGTCATCGATGAAGAGAAGATGACTTTAGTACGTGATTATGATGACTTTAAGCTGATCCTCGATGAATATGCGGATTTAAAAAATAAGCTGGATTCCGGGGAATTCGCTTATACTGATATGTTAGAAAATGTCGAAGCGATGATTCGCATTGTCACTTCCCATAAGCAGCATATTATTGATTTCATCAAAGGTCGTGACAATCTCTATGCTATTGAGAAACGCGCTAATGATGAAATTGAAAACATCAACATTGTCTTATTAGAAATCAAATCAGAAATTAAAAACAATCATTTACCAATGATTAATGAATCTTATAAAGATTACATTGCCGACTCTTATGAAAAAGCCAGAGAGATCAAAGCCTATAAAGCAAAGGCACCAGTAAATTTAGAAGAATTATCGAAGAAGGTCGATGGGGCACGTGATGTCATTTATAAGCTCTATGACAATGTGCATAACCTGATTATTACCGCGGAGATGGTTGAAGAAGCGATTGTCTTTGGCAACCGTTACCGTTCTACTTACTTAGAAGTCAATACTGAATTGACCAAAGCCGAAGTGCTTTTTAGAAATGGTGAATATACCAAAGCTTTAGCGGTGGCGGTCGATATGATTGAAAAGATCCAGCCGGGGTCTTACGAAAAGATGATCAAAAAATCAGAAGCGCGTGCTAGCGCCTAG
- a CDS encoding cysteine desulfurase family protein, translating to MIYLDYVATTPLSDEIRLTYEKILEKYFANSDSAYSLGYEVSGLLDNARSHIASLLKVRPDELIFTSCASEANNTAIKGVCFQYMNRGKHIITTAVEHSSVMNTFKQLEEVFGFDVDYIGVDEKGHLNLEELKDKMREDTILVSTMYVNNEVGTINPIKKISQIIHEKNPKTKYHVDCVQALGKLPIDLSLCDLATFSAHKIFGLKGSGLLYKNHHTTIVPLINGGQQEFGLRGGTSNAATYIVLAKTMRLALEKQEEHYQYVASLNAFMREELHKRDGIVINSSEDASPFILNISVPHYKPEVIVHDLESSGIYISTRSACTSKKTEISHTLAAMHLDEEVAKSALRISFAHVTTKEECVTFLKALDQSLERVKKQR from the coding sequence ATGATTTATTTAGATTATGTTGCAACCACCCCTTTGAGTGATGAGATTCGTCTCACCTACGAAAAGATTTTAGAAAAATATTTTGCCAATAGTGATAGTGCCTATAGCTTAGGTTATGAAGTCAGCGGACTATTAGACAATGCTCGCAGTCATATCGCTTCGTTATTAAAAGTGCGTCCGGATGAATTGATTTTTACATCCTGCGCTTCTGAAGCGAATAATACCGCTATTAAAGGCGTCTGCTTTCAGTATATGAACCGTGGAAAACATATTATTACGACGGCGGTCGAACATTCATCAGTGATGAATACGTTCAAACAGTTAGAAGAAGTCTTTGGCTTTGACGTGGATTATATTGGTGTGGATGAAAAAGGCCATCTCAACTTAGAGGAATTAAAAGATAAAATGCGTGAGGATACGATTCTCGTTTCGACGATGTATGTTAATAATGAAGTGGGAACGATCAATCCGATTAAGAAAATCAGCCAGATTATTCATGAGAAAAATCCGAAAACCAAATATCATGTGGACTGTGTGCAGGCGTTAGGCAAACTGCCTATTGATTTAAGCTTATGTGATTTAGCAACTTTTAGTGCCCATAAGATCTTTGGTTTAAAAGGCAGCGGTCTGCTTTATAAAAATCATCATACGACGATTGTTCCATTAATTAATGGCGGTCAGCAGGAATTTGGTTTACGCGGCGGGACTTCAAATGCGGCCACTTATATTGTTCTCGCTAAGACGATGCGCCTCGCTTTAGAAAAACAAGAGGAACATTACCAATATGTTGCTTCATTAAATGCTTTTATGCGTGAAGAATTACATAAACGTGATGGTATTGTCATTAACTCTAGTGAAGATGCTTCACCCTTTATTTTAAATATTTCTGTGCCGCATTATAAACCAGAAGTCATTGTTCATGACTTGGAAAGCAGCGGTATTTATATTTCTACACGCTCGGCCTGTACGTCTAAGAAAACGGAGATTTCCCATACTTTAGCCGCCATGCATTTAGATGAAGAAGTCGCTAAAAGCGCGCTGCGTATTTCTTTTGCACACGTAACGACCAAAGAAGAATGTGTAACCTTCTTAAAGGCGCTTGATCAATCATTAGAAAGGGTAAAGAAACAAAGATAA
- the thiI gene encoding tRNA uracil 4-sulfurtransferase ThiI, translating into MQANHIIVRFGELTTKGKNRKTFTRKLLKNTKEILKPFDKLTYELTYDHIFILLNGEDPQAVAEKLKTVFGIHSFSLCYKVEHDLEAVKEVAAQIINQDAGKTFKIETKRNDKSFPMTSIEMNKAIAGYVFHHTDKDLKVDVHHPEILVKVEFRKDYAYVMDNVVMGAGGYPVGIGGKALLMLSGGIDSPVAAYLTMKRGVDLEMIHYASPPYTNDLAREKVLDLVNVLRHYTHGKMTVHIIPFTKLQLSVYDHCDESYAMTVMRRMMYRIAEGLAQEIGAKAIVNGESIGQVASQTLDSMNTINAVITTPVIRPVACLDKLEIIKIAEKIGTYDISIRPFEDCCTIFTPHNPATKPKIYRCEEYEKNWDFASQVADCIKNRETIVIDENYKNDDELDLF; encoded by the coding sequence ATGCAAGCAAATCATATTATTGTCCGCTTTGGTGAATTAACGACCAAAGGGAAAAACAGAAAAACATTTACACGTAAATTATTAAAAAACACCAAAGAAATTTTAAAGCCATTTGATAAGTTAACGTATGAATTAACATACGATCATATCTTTATTTTACTAAATGGCGAAGATCCGCAGGCGGTAGCAGAAAAACTGAAAACAGTTTTTGGGATTCATTCGTTCTCCCTTTGTTACAAAGTGGAACATGATTTAGAAGCTGTTAAAGAAGTGGCAGCCCAGATTATTAATCAGGATGCGGGGAAGACTTTTAAAATTGAAACCAAACGTAATGATAAGTCCTTCCCAATGACCTCGATTGAAATGAACAAAGCGATTGCGGGTTATGTTTTCCACCATACTGATAAAGATTTAAAGGTTGATGTGCATCATCCGGAAATTTTAGTGAAAGTGGAATTCCGTAAGGACTATGCTTATGTTATGGATAATGTCGTCATGGGAGCTGGCGGTTATCCCGTCGGCATCGGCGGAAAGGCTTTATTAATGCTTTCGGGCGGTATCGATTCACCGGTGGCGGCGTACTTGACAATGAAACGTGGTGTAGACTTAGAGATGATCCACTATGCATCACCACCTTATACAAATGATTTAGCACGTGAAAAAGTGTTAGATTTGGTCAATGTGTTACGTCACTATACTCATGGCAAAATGACCGTGCATATTATCCCATTTACCAAATTACAGTTATCGGTTTATGATCACTGCGATGAATCTTATGCGATGACGGTCATGCGTCGGATGATGTATCGCATTGCGGAAGGCTTAGCCCAGGAAATTGGTGCCAAAGCGATCGTCAATGGGGAGTCGATTGGTCAGGTAGCGAGTCAGACTTTAGATTCAATGAATACGATCAATGCCGTCATTACAACGCCGGTCATTCGTCCCGTCGCTTGCTTAGACAAGTTAGAAATTATTAAGATTGCGGAAAAGATTGGCACTTATGATATTTCTATTCGTCCGTTTGAGGATTGCTGTACTATTTTCACGCCGCATAATCCAGCGACGAAACCAAAGATTTATCGCTGTGAAGAGTATGAAAAGAATTGGGATTTCGCCTCTCAGGTTGCGGATTGTATTAAAAATCGTGAAACAATTGTCATCGATGAAAACTATAAAAATGACGATGAATTAGACTTATTTTAA
- a CDS encoding acetate/propionate family kinase codes for MAKVMAVNAGSSSLKFQLFEMPEETVITSGVVERIGQEMGSFTIKYNGEKKVMEQPVPDHKVAVDLLLEALVSLHIVNQLSEISAVGHRIVQGGPYFNDSAIVDDDVVAKVEELAELAPLHNPAHLVGYRAFKEALPNAGEVFTFDTAFHQSMDEERYLYPLPYEYYTDLKVRKYGAHGTSHKYVSEQLIQLLGNPKHSRVIVCHLGNGASLSAVQDGKCVDTSMGFTPLAGVMMGGRCGSVDPSIMPYLCKKLNKTPDEILDIYNHESGMKGVSGISSDSRDIENALFNKDGKSTPEQIDRALKTSLLYARIVSKYIGAYYTELGGCDAIAFTAGVGENAAYLRRLIIDNCSRALSVFLDEEENNRRVDGNHLISNEFSKIEVYVIPTNEEVMIARDTVRLLNIR; via the coding sequence ATGGCAAAAGTTATGGCAGTCAATGCCGGAAGTTCATCTTTAAAATTCCAGCTTTTTGAAATGCCTGAAGAAACCGTTATTACTTCAGGGGTTGTCGAAAGAATTGGTCAGGAGATGGGCAGCTTTACAATTAAATATAATGGAGAAAAGAAAGTGATGGAACAGCCGGTACCAGATCATAAAGTAGCGGTTGACTTATTACTTGAAGCACTGGTCTCATTACATATCGTTAATCAGTTAAGTGAAATCAGTGCAGTGGGACATCGTATTGTCCAAGGTGGTCCTTACTTTAATGATAGTGCCATCGTTGATGATGATGTCGTTGCAAAAGTAGAAGAACTTGCAGAATTAGCACCATTACATAACCCAGCTCATTTAGTTGGTTATCGTGCATTCAAGGAAGCTTTACCTAACGCCGGGGAAGTCTTCACTTTTGATACCGCATTCCACCAGAGTATGGATGAAGAACGTTATCTTTATCCTTTACCATATGAATATTATACTGATTTAAAAGTGCGTAAATACGGGGCTCATGGGACTTCTCATAAATATGTTTCTGAGCAGCTTATTCAATTATTGGGCAATCCAAAACATTCGCGTGTCATTGTCTGTCATTTAGGCAACGGAGCTTCTTTATCTGCTGTTCAGGATGGCAAATGCGTCGATACCTCAATGGGCTTTACGCCATTAGCCGGGGTTATGATGGGCGGCCGCTGCGGCAGCGTCGATCCTTCAATCATGCCTTACTTATGTAAGAAACTGAATAAAACACCAGATGAAATCTTAGATATCTACAACCATGAATCAGGGATGAAAGGTGTCTCTGGCATTTCTTCTGATTCGCGTGATATTGAAAATGCGTTATTCAATAAAGATGGCAAATCAACACCTGAACAGATTGATCGCGCGTTAAAAACCTCTTTACTTTATGCGCGCATTGTTTCTAAATACATTGGTGCATACTATACTGAACTTGGCGGCTGCGATGCGATTGCCTTCACCGCTGGGGTTGGTGAAAATGCGGCTTACTTAAGACGACTGATCATCGATAACTGTTCGCGCGCTTTATCAGTTTTCTTAGACGAAGAAGAAAACAACCGCCGCGTAGATGGCAATCATCTGATTTCAAATGAATTCTCAAAGATTGAAGTTTATGTCATTCCAACAAATGAAGAAGTCATGATTGCTCGTGATACGGTGAGATTATTAAATATTCGATAA
- a CDS encoding Cof-type HAD-IIB family hydrolase: MDTPSIKAVFFDIDGTLVSFKTHKVSSCVVTALKKLQKQGIKIFVATGRGKDGLAVIKDIPFDGYITLNGQFCFTQERIIYENFIARNELAILLDELKKEPFPCGFTMKNGKVFNYRDQRVDAIHAITHNDNQPAGDVSHVLDEKVYQCMCFIDEKKEKQLLAKMKNCTSGRWHPLFTDISPLGGTKQNGIDQFLKYYDIDLSETMAFGDGGNDVAMLKHVAYAVAMGNGEEAVKEIADYVTDSVDEDGVVTALHHFHLLS, from the coding sequence ATGGATACACCATCCATTAAAGCCGTCTTCTTTGACATTGATGGAACCCTTGTGAGCTTCAAAACTCACAAGGTTTCTTCATGTGTCGTGACGGCTTTAAAAAAATTACAAAAACAAGGCATCAAAATCTTTGTGGCAACGGGCCGGGGGAAAGATGGTTTAGCAGTGATTAAGGATATTCCTTTTGATGGTTATATCACTTTAAATGGTCAGTTTTGTTTTACGCAAGAGAGAATTATTTATGAAAACTTTATTGCTCGTAATGAACTGGCTATTTTATTAGATGAACTCAAAAAAGAGCCGTTCCCATGTGGCTTTACAATGAAAAATGGGAAAGTCTTTAACTATCGTGATCAGCGCGTTGATGCGATTCATGCAATCACTCATAATGACAATCAGCCGGCCGGAGATGTTTCGCACGTTTTAGACGAAAAAGTTTATCAATGTATGTGTTTTATTGATGAGAAAAAGGAAAAGCAGCTGCTTGCGAAAATGAAAAACTGCACGTCAGGACGCTGGCATCCGCTCTTTACCGATATTTCTCCCCTTGGCGGCACCAAACAAAATGGCATTGATCAGTTCTTAAAGTATTATGATATTGATTTAAGCGAAACAATGGCTTTTGGTGATGGCGGGAATGATGTGGCGATGTTAAAGCATGTCGCCTATGCGGTTGCGATGGGCAATGGTGAAGAGGCTGTCAAAGAAATCGCTGATTATGTGACTGACAGCGTTGATGAAGATGGCGTTGTCACAGCGCTTCATCATTTCCACCTGCTTTCCTAA
- a CDS encoding DHH family phosphoesterase — protein sequence MKEILEKVKAYKQILVYRHVNPDLDAFGSQFGLTLFLKENFPDKHIVAMGDFSSPTKKLYPYEEKDVPDEEKSLAIIVDTANRERIDGDLSLAFEKIKIDHHLIVDQYGDLNIVDEKASSCAQVITSLYQSVEDDYTLSKEAASCLYLGIVGDSNRFLYRNTDERTFQAASTLLKHGVDIEALYKRLYLRPERDLQVTKFILNNYQVENKVAYYILKDEDLQTLQISREEGSNYVNTLANIEEFAIWVAVTENTKDHNVRVSIRSREVPINTIASAFHGGGHALASGATLSSFEELPALIKALGEAAASYQKDE from the coding sequence ATGAAAGAAATATTAGAAAAAGTCAAAGCTTATAAACAAATTCTCGTTTATCGACATGTCAATCCGGATTTAGATGCTTTTGGCTCACAGTTTGGTTTAACACTCTTTTTAAAAGAGAATTTTCCTGATAAGCATATTGTGGCGATGGGAGATTTCTCTTCGCCCACCAAGAAGTTATATCCTTATGAAGAAAAGGACGTTCCTGATGAGGAAAAGAGCTTAGCAATCATCGTTGATACCGCCAATCGTGAACGCATTGATGGGGATCTCTCATTAGCTTTTGAAAAGATTAAGATCGATCATCATCTGATTGTCGATCAGTATGGTGATCTCAATATTGTGGATGAAAAAGCCTCTTCCTGCGCCCAGGTGATTACCAGCTTATATCAAAGTGTCGAGGATGATTACACCCTTTCTAAAGAAGCTGCCAGCTGTCTGTATTTAGGGATTGTTGGAGATTCTAACCGATTCCTTTATCGCAATACCGATGAACGTACCTTTCAAGCAGCGAGCACACTGCTTAAACATGGCGTTGATATAGAAGCGTTATATAAACGTTTATATTTACGACCAGAACGTGATTTACAGGTGACAAAATTTATCTTAAACAACTATCAGGTAGAAAATAAGGTCGCTTATTACATCTTAAAAGATGAAGATTTACAAACTTTACAAATCAGTCGTGAAGAAGGGTCAAACTATGTCAATACGCTCGCTAATATTGAAGAGTTTGCCATTTGGGTAGCCGTTACAGAAAATACCAAGGATCATAATGTTCGGGTTTCTATCCGTTCTCGTGAAGTGCCCATTAATACGATCGCCAGCGCTTTTCATGGTGGCGGGCACGCATTAGCGAGCGGGGCTACATTAAGCAGCTTTGAAGAGCTGCCAGCATTAATTAAAGCATTAGGAGAAGCGGCTGCTTCTTATCAGAAGGATGAGTAA